The DNA sequence TCATTTGAAATTCTCTTAAATTGAAAAATAAAAGTGCTTAATCTTTTCTTAGATTTTCACTTAGTTTATGTCCCTATCGTCTAGCCCGGTCCAGGACGTCGCCCTTTCACGGCGGAGACATGGGTTCAAATCCCATTGGGGACGCCAATAAAATTAAAAATCCACTTGAGAAATCAGGTGGATTTTTTTATGTTCTTATGATACAAAACAGTATCAATCTAACCATAATTCTTACGAGAATCAACGTGCCTAATTGGTATAATCAAAAAAAATTCTTATTTGTTTTTATGTTTTTTCAGGCATTGTCATTCTGTTCTACTAATGCTGAGCATGGAAGCGATAAATCAACCTTGCAGAGTCCTATTTGCCTAGCTTCAGCTGATGAAGCGTCTTTGGAAAACAGTACAAGCTCAAGGCTTGAAACCTTGATGCAAGTGCCTATTTTAAATAGCTCTGTGAGCAAGTCGCAATGGCAAACGCAAGAAAAACAAGTGATTTCCTATGATCTTTTTTGCAGAGATAGATTTGGTATGGGATCTAACGAATTGAATAATGTAACTTGGCTTGGGTATGATGATTTTATAAAAAAAATTTTTAGCAACCATAATAGATCTGATCAAGCTGTAAGGGATTTGGCAGAAGAGTATTTATGTCGATGGGGGTTTTTTAAAATATCATCTCGTGCCAACAAATTTAAGAAAAAAGTTGAAGATAGAATTGCGCAAAAAAATCAAGCTGAGGGCCTAAAGCAAAGAGCAAAGCAAGAAGTTATTGATCGACAAAACAAGGTTATTGCAATCGAGCAAGAGGCAGCAAGAATAAAGGCAGCAGAGTCGAAATTTCTTGGCGAGCAAGGGATGCATGAGAAACTGGTCCAACAGGAAGAACAAGAAAAATTAGAACAAGCATTGCTTGAGCAAGAAGCTCAAGAGGTGTTAATTTTTTATGAGCAGATTGTAAAAAATCAGTATCAGGCTTGCGATTTTGACCTTGTAGGTTGTCCAGACCAAGCGCTTGAAAAACAATGGCTTGATCGCAAAGAAGCGTTGCAAGAAACTATAAAACAAGATTACAAGCAATATGATCAAGCATTTAATTTGACTCCGCAAACGGTTGGTTTTCTAGCTGCTCATGATATTGATTATCATGATAAGCAAGGTTTTTTTGGCACAGCTTTACAGCAACAGTTACATGGTGAGATGTGTGATATTTTTTCACAAGCAGCGATTATGCATCAGCAATTTCCATATCAAAATAATTTGCAAGCAAGCGTTGTTGAATTTGCAGGCGCTGCCTACGATGCAAATAAAGGTGAGCAAGTTTTGCTGGCATCTCAGTTGATGGATGTTGATTGGATAGTTTTGAAGTTGTCGCGTGAGATTGTTGCCGCTGCGCTGCCTTACGCTCAAGCGGTTGCATCAGGGGTAACGCACAGTGCTACAGATTTCTTTTATATGACTGCGCACCCGATTGAAACATGTCACGGGCTTGGCAAAGCACTATATTACGTTGCCGAAACCATTGTTCTTAATAGTTATGAAGAGATTGAAGGGTTTGAAGATATTTATGAGCCATTGCGAGAACAAAGAAATGCAGAAATTCTTCAGGCTTTGCGAACTCTTGGTGGTCAACTCGCAAATTCTACAGGGCCACAGCGATTAGAGGCGCTAACTCATTTTGGAGCTGATTTTATAGTGCCTAGAAAAATCATTCATGCTGTTGGTGGAATTTGTGGCGCTATCCGATCACAGACTAAAGTCATGCGTGCAGTTGAAGGTGCGGCATCTGCATTAAAAAATGAATTATGGCTTGAGAGCGCAACGCAAGAATTGATTCTTGTAACTGAAAACTTAGAAGTGATGGCACAAGATTGTGTTCGTCAGTCTGTGGCAACAGAAATACGACAAGTTAAGGATGTTATAAAAAAACGTATTAAATCCAAAAAGGTTACTAATGATATAGCCGTCGTAGATAAGTTCCCTAAGGCAGATACCTTAAAGCTGCTTGAAAAAAATTTAAAAATTGCTGAAAGTGCTAGTGTAAAAGCTAAGAGAACAGAAGTCTTGTTAGATGGAAGAGTTCGTTATTATAGAGCAGAGGCTGCATCTTCTACTCCTGGGCCAACAAGGGGGTCCTCGTACGTAACAGAATATGATCCCAACAATGGTGTTATTCGAGGCTGGTATGAAAGCTATGATCATGCTGGAAAGATTAACCGGGTGCACCCTAAGATGATAGATAGTAAAAATATAGACTCTTTGCACTATCCGCATACAGGAAAAGAATTAGAGGATCTTGCGAAGAAAGCGAAAGGCGGTAAGTAGTGTATACGCAAAGGAAATTTGGGATAGAATTAAAAGAAAAAATTGCAAAGGCTGAGCTAGTTTCTGACATTGCAGGCTGGTGTCACAATTTATATTATGATTATATATCAGATGTCATAGATACAGATTTTGGAGAGCTTTTATTGCAGCTGGGAACGATGGAAATGGGATCAGAGTTTGAGCGATCGTATGAAGAGTTGGATCAAATTGCGGATAGATTGATTGCTGGAGAAAATGTTAAGTTGTAAGGTCAAAAGTTCTAAAATAGTCCCCTACGGGACGCCAATAAATTTAAAAATCCATTCGAGTAATCAGGTGGATTTTTTTAGGTCTAAAAGCCTGAATCAGGAAATAAACTAAGCTTAAAAAAGCGTAAAAAAAATTAAGGCTACTTTGATTCAGGGATATATGATATGTCATTAAAGAATTAGTCATACATAAAAGGAAAAAGAGCATGATGAAAAAAAGTATATTTGCAATAGTGCTGGGAACCTGTTTTGTTTTAGTCGGTTTGAAATATGTTCGGCGATATATAAATCAAAAAGATTTCCAGCGGCATGCTCAAATAGTACAGATCAAAGCACGTCATAAAAAAATGGATGCCAGAAACAAAGAAATTAGTGAGCTTGTTGATCGTGTTTTGCATTATTCTAATCAAAATGAGTCTGATCAAAGTATGTCACAAAAAGATTTGGCTCAATATGCCTTTTTTAAAAACATTGATTCTGAATTAGATGAAAAAGTAATAGTTGCAAATGCAGAGCTGTTATTAAACACAGGTTTAATAGATATTAATGCTTATAACAATAGAGATCAAACAGCGTTATTTGTTGCGGCAGGTAATGGTTTTGAGTGGAATGGTCAATCTGATTTGGTGAAGCTATTGTTAGATCGCGGAGCAAGTGTAAATCAATATAGCCAAAAGGGCTCTCTGTTGCCATTGAGTGCAGCATTTTTGAGGCCTAAAAATGTTAAGTTATTACTTGAGCATGGAGCAAATCCGAATTTGCCGCTGTATGATGGAA is a window from the Candidatus Dependentiae bacterium genome containing:
- a CDS encoding ankyrin repeat domain-containing protein produces the protein MKKSIFAIVLGTCFVLVGLKYVRRYINQKDFQRHAQIVQIKARHKKMDARNKEISELVDRVLHYSNQNESDQSMSQKDLAQYAFFKNIDSELDEKVIVANAELLLNTGLIDINAYNNRDQTALFVAAGNGFEWNGQSDLVKLLLDRGASVNQYSQKGSLLPLSAAFLRPKNVKLLLEHGANPNLPLYDGTTVLMPVFWFFDFAMQHEKPIRTIENGKAIIDLLLAHGADPMLTDKNGKSAMDVLNETQEYYKTGKIKIGDQDINAFWVVNWSANFAEMATSVFYAAKTYKNRLYMLKILQEIENAFKDSIKLSSK